In bacterium, the DNA window GGCGAATACACCGACGCCGGCGGCAAGACCCGGCGCGTGGCAGTCTCTATCGGTCCGGAGCACGGGACCGTCAGCCCGCAGCAGGTCAAGGAATCCGCCAAGGAAGCGGTACATGGCGTCGGCTTCGATATGCTGATCATCTGCGGTTTCGCCTTCGACCCGTACGTCGATGAAGAAGTGAAGCTCTACGGCAAGCTGACCGTGCTGCCAACCAAGATGAACCCTGACCTGGCGATGGGCGATGAACTGCTCAAAAAGACCGGCGCGGGCAACCTGTTCATGGTCTTCGGTGAGCCGGATGTGGAGATCAAGAAGCAGAAGAATGGCCAGATCGTCGCCGAGATCAAGGGTGTGGATGTGTACGACCCGACCACCGGGCAGATTCGCAACGCCTCCACCGAGGACATCGCCTGCTGGTTTATCGACACGGACTACAACGGCGAGAGCTTCTTCGTGCGCCACGCCTACTTCACCGGGGCGGAAGAACCTTACGACAAGCTCAAACGGGCACTGCGTGCGGAGATCGATGAAGCGGCCTGGAGCAGATTGTACAGCACGGTGAGCCGGCCGTTCGACAAGCCCGAATCGGGCAAGATCGCCATCAAGGTTATCAACCACTACGGCGACGAGGTGCTCAAGGTTTTCGCCGTCTAACACGCTCGGGGGCTGTTTCGGAGGTGTTGGTTCCATGAAAAAGAGCAAACGATCAGGCCCCAGGATGCCTACGCGCCATGAGATTATCAAGCACCGGCAACAACTAGTTGCTGATCCTTACGTGAAAGCCAGCCCATCCGAAGTAACAGATACGCCATGGATATATGCTCGCCGACAAATTGGCGATTATCCGGAAGCGACTGAGCGCAGTGGCAAATGGCTGATCTTCACACCGGTTGAAAGGATAGATGAAACCTGGGCCGCGATAAAAGCGGCAACTGAAGCGGGTAGACTCGGGGATAGCTCAAAGGTTGCGACAATGTACCCGAACCCGCTCAATAGAAACCCAAGCAGTCGAGTCGTTTGCGTTTACACTTATGATTCGACAGACGAGGTAGACGTTCACAGAGTGAGGGATGTACTGCGTGAACTTGGCTTTACTCAGAAACTGCCCTACAAGACTGATCGCGATACTCTCAAGGGCAACTACCAGCACACAAGCCATACGCGCATCGGCGCGTACTACGAATGAACCCCGGGCTTTTTGAAAGTTCGCTGCGTTCACTCAAGAACGCCTACGACGATCGAGTCGTAGGACTTGCGTGGTGGTAAAGTGCACTACAAGATGGCGAATTCCAAACCCCGCACCAGAAGCACACTTACCTTCGTGATGGAATCGAGGCGCCAAGTTATTTTTCCAGACTCGTGTCTCCTCGTGTTCATTGATGAAACTGGGGGCCCGTTATTCACCGACCCCACCTACCCAATATTTGGATTAGGAGGATGTGTTGTTCCTGTCACAGATTATGTTGACTACTTGAGAGACTCGTGGACTCAAATGAAGACGACGTACTTTGGGGGAGCGTCCATCATACTACACGCATCGGGCGGCCGTAAGCCTGGGAAACGAAGGGCCGAAGCTGTGGCGAACTTCCTCGGCACGTCTGCTTTTGGACGGATAGCCGCTGTGGTTACTAACAAGACTATGTTGGTTCAGGGCATCCGCCCTTACCAACTCGCTGCCGGTGCGCTAGTAGACTGTTTGGTGAAGGTTGCCAAATGTGCATTCACAGAGATCGTCCTTATTTTCGAAGAATCGGCCAGCTACGATACGGTAGCCTTTCGGGAATTTGAGGGGTACGGGATAGTCCGAGATGGCTGCCGGATTCCCCTTGCGAAGTACCGTATGCCCAAGGGAGCTAACGAGCCGGGACTTGAAATTGCAGACTGCCTTATTCATGCGATTGGTTCCCACGTGCGTAAGCGTCTGGCAACTTCGACGGAGCCAGCCCCCGATCCAATCTACGCTAGTGCGTTCATCAACATTCCGTCCTCTTGGCAGAGCTCCATCGAAATCACCAAAGTATTCTGATCACACGGTCGCAATCATGTACTCCATGTCTCTTTCATGGAGGTAACGGGTTATCCGCATACAAAACCCTTGGACGATATCCAAGAATCGTGCTTGGCCCTACCGATCCCGATCGGTGGCGCGACCCAGCCTCCGCGGCACTGCTCATACCGCCGGCAAGCTCCGTCTTCTACACACTCTTGAGGTCAGCTCGAGAGTACATCTCGAGGCGATAGCGTGGATCCGGGTCCGGCTGGCGACGGATTTTAAGGTCAAGCGGCGGCTGTGGCCACCGCGGCATGCAGAAAGTGGAGCAGGACCGTCGGTATCTCGGATACCTGAGGCTGCTCTTCGGGATCGGACTCGCATGGCTTCCACTCTATGGGAACACAGACTGGGCCGCGAACCGCCGATTGCCACGTTGTCACCGCTTCCGCTGTTCTGGCGCCGTCGCGCA includes these proteins:
- a CDS encoding DUF3800 domain-containing protein, yielding MESRRQVIFPDSCLLVFIDETGGPLFTDPTYPIFGLGGCVVPVTDYVDYLRDSWTQMKTTYFGGASIILHASGGRKPGKRRAEAVANFLGTSAFGRIAAVVTNKTMLVQGIRPYQLAAGALVDCLVKVAKCAFTEIVLIFEESASYDTVAFREFEGYGIVRDGCRIPLAKYRMPKGANEPGLEIADCLIHAIGSHVRKRLATSTEPAPDPIYASAFINIPSSWQSSIEITKVF
- a CDS encoding putative phosphothreonine lyase domain-containing protein; the encoded protein is MKKSKRSGPRMPTRHEIIKHRQQLVADPYVKASPSEVTDTPWIYARRQIGDYPEATERSGKWLIFTPVERIDETWAAIKAATEAGRLGDSSKVATMYPNPLNRNPSSRVVCVYTYDSTDEVDVHRVRDVLRELGFTQKLPYKTDRDTLKGNYQHTSHTRIGAYYE